A window of the Pseudomonadales bacterium genome harbors these coding sequences:
- a CDS encoding helix-turn-helix transcriptional regulator: MAAQEPTNLGELLKKWRSMRNLSQLDLAVRAETSARHLSFIETGRGRPSKGLLLRLADVLEIPLRARNALLESAGFASCYSETGLSEPEMEQVRKTLEFICRATEPYPVMIIDRYWNILMANEAMQRITEIFIDDKSMLDQAGINLMRLVLHPRGWRKHIENIVEFELYMASRVSRALNSDPQDKKMRALWDEICTYPDENETASAQSWNGLPQLLKPIHLKNDELELKLFTTIATLGAPQDITLQELRIECGFPVDEHSERCLQKLRSSHKKNKAGGGVEAKPLGISSISGTRL; this comes from the coding sequence ATGGCGGCGCAAGAACCGACAAATTTGGGCGAACTATTGAAAAAATGGCGCTCGATGCGCAATTTAAGTCAATTAGATTTGGCGGTGCGCGCGGAAACTTCGGCACGACACCTGAGCTTTATTGAAACAGGCCGCGGTCGACCTAGCAAAGGCTTGTTGCTACGGTTAGCAGATGTCTTAGAGATTCCCTTGCGAGCCCGTAATGCGTTGTTAGAATCGGCAGGCTTCGCTTCCTGTTATAGCGAAACAGGGCTCTCCGAGCCTGAAATGGAGCAGGTGCGTAAAACCTTAGAGTTTATCTGCCGAGCGACAGAGCCTTATCCCGTGATGATTATCGACCGCTATTGGAATATTCTGATGGCTAATGAAGCGATGCAGCGAATTACAGAAATTTTTATTGATGATAAGAGCATGCTCGACCAGGCGGGAATTAATCTCATGCGCTTGGTACTACATCCAAGGGGGTGGAGAAAACACATTGAAAATATTGTTGAATTTGAGCTTTATATGGCCAGTCGTGTTTCGCGCGCGCTTAATTCTGATCCGCAGGATAAAAAGATGCGAGCACTTTGGGATGAAATTTGTACTTATCCGGATGAAAATGAAACGGCTTCAGCGCAGTCTTGGAATGGCCTGCCGCAGTTGCTCAAACCTATCCATTTAAAAAATGATGAATTGGAATTAAAGCTATTTACAACGATTGCCACTCTAGGAGCACCACAGGATATCACCTTGCAGGAGCTTAGAATTGAGTGTGGTTTTCCTGTGGATGAGCATTCTGAACGCTGCTTGCAGAAATTACGCTCCTCACATAAAAAGAATAAAGCTGGTGGGGGTGTGGAAGCAAAACCGTTAGGTATTTCGTCGATATCAGGGACACGGCTTTAG
- a CDS encoding LLM class flavin-dependent oxidoreductase, whose product MSISFDLGILPNRPIQDCIRMGIAAEQFGYGGVWIADSHSVMRDAYAILAVLAVQTHRIKLAAGVTHTVTRHPAVLANSWASLHELSGGRGILGIGVGESAVVNLGLKPEKLATFDNKVRVIRALIQGKAIEYEGKEIQMAWSQFDVPIVMACSGPRSLQLGGGLADGILFQVGSNPSFVQYAIDNIRIGAEASGRKLEDIKLYMRVACAVSQDRQQAREEVKGYAAVAAGTTFKTVPKEYFDETLWQELDRFKSQYDYAEHGSNRAKHKELLSDRIIDSIAIAGTPEEAIPRFQKIIDMGVNGFVMPAGMADPYPYMQTFAEQVMPHFID is encoded by the coding sequence ATGAGTATTTCATTTGATCTGGGCATATTACCGAATCGCCCCATTCAGGACTGCATACGTATGGGTATTGCAGCTGAGCAATTCGGCTATGGCGGGGTCTGGATTGCGGACTCGCATTCGGTCATGCGAGATGCCTATGCCATATTAGCGGTACTAGCGGTGCAGACTCATCGAATTAAGCTTGCAGCGGGCGTCACTCATACCGTAACCCGTCACCCGGCAGTACTTGCCAATAGTTGGGCAAGTTTACATGAGTTGTCTGGAGGTCGCGGTATTTTGGGGATCGGAGTGGGTGAAAGTGCGGTTGTTAACCTGGGGCTGAAGCCGGAGAAATTAGCGACATTTGATAATAAGGTGAGGGTGATTCGTGCGCTAATACAGGGTAAGGCGATTGAGTACGAGGGTAAAGAAATACAAATGGCTTGGTCGCAATTTGATGTGCCAATTGTGATGGCTTGTTCCGGTCCTCGTTCGCTCCAGCTGGGTGGTGGTTTGGCCGATGGTATCTTATTTCAAGTGGGGTCAAATCCATCTTTTGTACAATATGCAATTGATAATATTCGTATCGGCGCTGAGGCATCGGGTAGAAAACTTGAAGATATTAAGCTCTATATGAGGGTTGCCTGCGCTGTCTCGCAGGACCGTCAGCAGGCGCGTGAGGAAGTGAAAGGCTATGCTGCCGTTGCTGCTGGCACTACCTTTAAAACTGTGCCCAAGGAGTATTTCGACGAAACGCTCTGGCAGGAGCTTGATCGTTTTAAATCGCAGTATGATTATGCCGAGCATGGCAGTAATCGAGCGAAACATAAAGAATTATTGTCCGATCGAATTATTGATTCGATCGCTATTGCTGGCACGCCTGAAGAAGCTATTCCCCGCTTTCAGAAAATTATCGACATGGGTGTTAATGGGTTTGTTATGCCAGCCGGAATGGCAGACCCTTATCCCTACATGCAAACATTTGCAGAGCAAGTTATGCCGCACTTTATCGATTAA
- a CDS encoding molybdopterin-dependent oxidoreductase, with protein sequence MTNPSPTANSLKSGRWVRSTCKMCLHSCSNIIHVTDDGIINKIEGDPTNPSNNGKLCPKGNSAIMRHYDPKRFKEPLKRTNPEKGPGVDPKWVPISWDEAFEITAREIKKSLDEDPRKILPSLEDFQKMHIWFWPLAIGCHNFYQSGGTMCGGAYHPMNGYIHSSFGCANDAKYCNYWINNGTGDGFSSHLHAAAQSNWVAKARIDRGMRVVSVEPRLSIGSAKADEWVPIRPATDRHFAMGMSHVLVNEGLCDFVFLRKDTNAPYLVGPDGYFVRDDNKQIYVWDSKDDCAKLWNDPTLASENLALEGNYTVNGVACRPAFQVYKDILADCSPEEMEKVTTVPADTIRRIAREFAKAAQIGTNITIEDGRTIPLRPAAYNYYRGAQGRKLGAQTNQAFKLVNILIGNIDTPGGHMGVTIDDGQVDNNHVAMGECGQLLGTPHQLGHMPEFAYPTNEYHLASHFPNGVNAPHLNLLVHQNREYFGVEFTPDVIVNCHSNPVWSIQGPREKWIQFLKEMRFIVCVDVVPNEMTDFADVILPSSDVLETWNCTMIEPPHTEGQCFRQPVTEPIYNTKSEEEIFYELSERLGVLEAYNSVINMILGFEQKPELKLDLDKKYTDREIARRKGLLWNGKDIDWYMEHGHSVTERRLDKWYRPWEGMRLNFYIEDMLKERDGLKAKMEAMKTPYIKDWPFEDFQPLPTARLDTLHTLPEEYNLYAITFKDIQLNFGESLSNPWIRDIVFRDPVHTGLLINTATAAKMGLAAGDVVKVESPYGHLYGRLATTEGMHPETIGVSNALSRTKSENTYVAMSGGHFNDMLPYDMANTDAASGQPETTTKVKLTKLDDWPDFLKQGGSIYDFVQELETAKGKGEHH encoded by the coding sequence ATGACAAATCCATCCCCGACCGCAAATTCGCTCAAGTCAGGACGCTGGGTGCGTTCTACTTGTAAGATGTGTCTGCATTCTTGCTCTAACATAATTCACGTTACTGATGACGGAATTATTAACAAAATCGAAGGTGACCCGACCAATCCTTCCAATAACGGCAAGCTTTGCCCTAAGGGTAATTCTGCCATTATGCGCCATTATGACCCAAAGCGTTTCAAAGAGCCGTTGAAGCGCACCAATCCTGAGAAAGGGCCAGGGGTCGACCCGAAATGGGTGCCTATTAGCTGGGATGAGGCATTTGAAATTACGGCCAGGGAAATTAAGAAATCACTGGATGAGGATCCACGAAAAATTTTGCCGTCTCTGGAAGACTTCCAAAAGATGCATATCTGGTTTTGGCCGTTGGCGATTGGCTGCCATAACTTTTATCAGTCTGGCGGCACCATGTGCGGTGGCGCCTATCACCCGATGAACGGTTATATCCATTCATCTTTTGGTTGCGCGAATGATGCCAAGTACTGTAACTATTGGATCAATAATGGTACGGGCGACGGTTTTTCTTCTCACCTGCACGCAGCGGCACAGTCCAACTGGGTCGCAAAAGCTCGTATTGATCGTGGCATGCGCGTAGTTTCTGTTGAGCCACGTTTGTCTATTGGTTCTGCGAAAGCAGATGAGTGGGTACCGATTCGTCCTGCGACGGATAGACACTTTGCAATGGGCATGTCGCATGTCTTGGTGAACGAAGGCCTATGTGATTTTGTTTTCCTGAGGAAAGATACTAATGCACCCTATCTGGTCGGCCCGGATGGGTACTTCGTCAGGGATGATAATAAGCAGATTTATGTTTGGGATAGTAAAGACGATTGCGCTAAGTTGTGGAACGACCCCACACTGGCGAGTGAAAATCTTGCCCTGGAAGGTAATTACACTGTTAATGGTGTCGCCTGTCGTCCGGCATTCCAGGTTTATAAAGATATTTTGGCAGACTGTTCACCTGAAGAAATGGAAAAAGTGACTACTGTGCCGGCGGATACGATTCGTCGTATAGCCAGAGAGTTCGCAAAGGCGGCACAGATTGGTACTAACATTACCATTGAAGACGGACGCACCATTCCCCTCCGGCCAGCTGCATACAATTATTATCGCGGTGCCCAGGGCCGTAAGTTGGGTGCGCAGACAAATCAGGCCTTCAAACTGGTCAACATATTGATTGGAAATATTGACACCCCGGGAGGTCATATGGGGGTCACTATTGATGATGGCCAAGTTGATAATAACCATGTAGCCATGGGTGAATGCGGTCAGTTATTGGGTACGCCTCACCAGCTCGGTCATATGCCGGAGTTTGCCTATCCAACTAACGAATATCATTTGGCGTCGCACTTCCCGAATGGGGTTAACGCACCTCACTTAAATTTGTTGGTGCATCAGAACCGGGAGTATTTTGGTGTTGAATTTACCCCGGATGTCATAGTGAACTGTCACTCTAACCCGGTTTGGTCAATTCAAGGGCCGAGAGAAAAGTGGATACAATTCTTGAAGGAGATGCGTTTTATCGTTTGTGTTGATGTTGTGCCAAATGAAATGACGGATTTCGCCGATGTTATCCTACCTTCCAGCGATGTGCTTGAAACCTGGAACTGTACCATGATCGAGCCGCCGCATACGGAAGGCCAATGTTTCCGCCAGCCAGTCACAGAACCGATCTACAACACCAAGAGCGAAGAGGAAATTTTCTATGAACTCTCCGAACGTCTGGGTGTGTTAGAAGCTTACAACAGCGTTATTAATATGATTCTTGGTTTTGAGCAGAAGCCGGAGCTTAAGTTAGACCTGGATAAAAAATACACTGATCGTGAAATTGCGCGCCGCAAAGGCTTACTGTGGAATGGTAAAGATATCGACTGGTATATGGAGCATGGTCACTCAGTAACAGAGCGTCGCCTCGACAAATGGTATCGTCCTTGGGAAGGTATGCGTTTGAACTTCTATATCGAAGATATGCTGAAAGAGCGTGACGGACTGAAGGCCAAAATGGAAGCGATGAAGACGCCTTATATTAAGGATTGGCCGTTTGAAGATTTCCAACCGTTACCGACCGCCCGATTGGATACGCTGCACACCTTGCCAGAGGAATACAATCTTTACGCGATAACTTTTAAGGATATTCAGCTGAACTTTGGGGAAAGTTTAAGTAATCCCTGGATTCGAGATATCGTCTTCCGCGACCCAGTTCACACTGGTTTGCTGATTAACACGGCAACTGCAGCGAAAATGGGATTGGCTGCCGGGGATGTTGTGAAAGTAGAGTCGCCATACGGACATCTCTATGGTCGCCTAGCAACGACGGAGGGCATGCACCCTGAAACCATTGGTGTATCGAATGCGTTGTCTCGAACTAAGAGCGAAAATACCTATGTCGCCATGTCTGGTGGGCATTTTAACGATATGCTGCCTTATGATATGGCAAACACTGACGCTGCAAGTGGGCAACCGGAAACCACGACAAAGGTTAAATTGACGAAACTGGATGACTGGCCGGATTTCCTCAAGCAAGGTGGGTCCATCTACGATTTCGTGCAAGAACTAGAAACTGCAAAAGGCAAAGGGGAGCATCACTAA
- a CDS encoding iron-sulfur cluster assembly scaffold protein, with the protein MSGNIYHEDIKALANIPVAEQKLEQPDCKVTLDNPLCGDRVTVALNLKDGCVIALTHQVKGCLLCRASANAIAQAVVGASATDLEMVVDGLQHMLKGEQVENWPVPGWESLALFQPVAAYKSRHDCVLLPFKAIMQALS; encoded by the coding sequence ATGAGTGGCAATATTTACCATGAAGACATCAAGGCGCTTGCTAATATTCCGGTAGCTGAACAAAAGCTAGAGCAGCCGGATTGTAAAGTTACCTTAGATAATCCGCTATGCGGTGATCGCGTCACTGTTGCTTTGAACCTGAAGGATGGGTGTGTTATTGCGCTAACGCACCAGGTAAAAGGCTGTTTGCTTTGTCGGGCATCTGCGAACGCGATTGCCCAAGCGGTTGTTGGAGCCTCCGCCACCGACCTAGAGATGGTTGTCGATGGTTTACAACATATGCTCAAAGGCGAGCAGGTTGAAAACTGGCCAGTTCCCGGTTGGGAATCGTTGGCTTTATTTCAGCCAGTGGCGGCTTACAAAAGCCGCCATGACTGCGTTTTATTGCCCTTTAAAGCGATAATGCAAGCTCTTTCCTAA
- a CDS encoding ABC transporter substrate-binding protein: protein MTEICLGFKAFDAHELLCHFVAQQAGLYEKFGVQVKLLDTNFVPSESLPDTCFQVACGAALSGWLQGAALKVVLVATDKPLFWLYSRSEITEITGLADRRIASYPINAPPANLLQAILTQDGLQGEQLRIEAARDDVARLGLLMSGDVAAAVISSAMPVELVASKGFQQLIFFADRLRVPTTGLAVTDSLLRTAPEKVALIVNIFQQSLSLIQSDAELLQQVLMKYFNFQGRFVTASADLFKSCFSKTGISSDQIIADAVSTMACQLKINEKEWPQTNLYDFRFIKTCL, encoded by the coding sequence ATGACTGAGATATGCCTGGGATTTAAGGCCTTTGATGCGCATGAATTATTATGTCATTTTGTGGCGCAACAAGCTGGGCTCTATGAGAAGTTTGGTGTCCAAGTTAAATTGCTGGATACCAATTTTGTGCCATCTGAAAGTTTACCGGATACTTGCTTCCAAGTAGCCTGTGGTGCGGCGCTATCCGGCTGGCTGCAGGGAGCTGCGCTGAAAGTTGTTTTAGTGGCGACGGATAAGCCATTATTTTGGCTCTACAGTAGAAGCGAGATAACGGAAATAACCGGCTTGGCTGACAGGCGGATTGCAAGCTACCCGATTAATGCTCCGCCCGCAAATTTGCTTCAGGCCATTCTGACTCAAGATGGGTTGCAGGGTGAGCAGTTAAGAATTGAAGCAGCTAGAGATGATGTTGCGCGATTAGGTTTGCTAATGTCAGGAGATGTGGCCGCTGCGGTGATAAGTTCAGCAATGCCTGTTGAACTCGTGGCAAGCAAGGGTTTTCAGCAGTTAATCTTTTTTGCAGACCGTCTGCGCGTACCCACTACAGGATTGGCGGTAACAGATTCATTGTTGCGAACAGCGCCTGAAAAGGTTGCGTTGATAGTGAACATTTTCCAGCAGAGCCTTAGTTTGATTCAGTCCGATGCTGAACTACTGCAACAGGTGCTGATGAAGTACTTTAACTTTCAAGGCCGGTTTGTTACTGCCAGCGCCGATCTGTTTAAAAGTTGTTTCAGTAAAACAGGAATAAGTAGCGATCAGATCATTGCTGACGCGGTTTCGACAATGGCGTGCCAGTTGAAAATTAACGAGAAAGAGTGGCCGCAGACGAATCTATACGACTTTCGTTTTATAAAAACATGTCTGTAG
- the nrfD gene encoding polysulfide reductase NrfD, which yields MANENIIVGDTFKVGYRFQRYWDTSMAAAFFCCELGAGLFMLSQYFGFKLGMLVGLVFAGVGKPYFHLAHMGVPSRAWRAMLRPDRSWISRGLIAIMLFVGAGVAYLLQLEYGLLTAIFGETLGSFFTELARILAFVAGVVVMAYQGFAMAHSSAFALWNTGLMPISSVSYAITTGLAALLVLGWDGFLAQQPGVRQLLVNFTLLMLLVDLAIIMSLLHGAYHGTTGGRQSVGLLVKGVYSQAFIGLVMGVGIAVPALLLWLGGTSYLLVVLAALAILAGFFTYRVLVFKAALYEPILSFKPRTASL from the coding sequence ATGGCAAATGAAAATATTATCGTAGGTGATACCTTTAAAGTAGGGTATCGATTCCAACGTTACTGGGACACCTCCATGGCTGCTGCTTTTTTCTGCTGCGAACTGGGGGCGGGGCTGTTTATGTTGTCTCAGTATTTTGGGTTTAAGCTGGGGATGCTGGTTGGATTAGTGTTCGCCGGTGTCGGCAAACCTTATTTCCATCTAGCACACATGGGAGTCCCTTCCAGAGCATGGCGTGCGATGCTGAGGCCGGATCGGTCCTGGATTAGCCGCGGCCTGATTGCAATTATGTTATTTGTGGGGGCTGGAGTAGCCTACCTGTTACAGCTGGAATATGGATTGTTAACCGCCATTTTTGGCGAGACGCTTGGTAGTTTCTTTACCGAATTAGCACGGATATTAGCTTTTGTTGCTGGCGTGGTGGTGATGGCATATCAAGGTTTTGCGATGGCGCACTCCAGCGCTTTCGCATTATGGAATACGGGTTTAATGCCAATTAGTAGTGTGTCTTATGCGATAACTACTGGGTTGGCGGCCTTGCTTGTGCTAGGTTGGGACGGATTTCTTGCACAACAGCCAGGGGTAAGACAACTGCTAGTGAACTTTACCCTGCTCATGTTGCTAGTTGATTTGGCAATAATTATGAGTTTGTTGCACGGCGCATATCACGGCACAACTGGTGGCCGCCAATCTGTAGGTTTATTGGTGAAAGGGGTTTACTCCCAAGCCTTTATTGGCCTGGTGATGGGAGTGGGTATCGCAGTTCCTGCGTTGCTGTTGTGGCTGGGTGGAACGAGTTATCTGCTGGTTGTTTTGGCCGCATTAGCCATTTTAGCTGGCTTCTTTACCTATCGTGTTTTAGTATTTAAAGCAGCTTTATACGAACCGATTCTTAGTTTTAAACCAAGAACGGCTAGCCTTTAA
- a CDS encoding MarR family transcriptional regulator has product MDKSASETNDLRSFTCFEDYDRVPGFVISQTAYAIRKSIAKNIKNAGFDITPQEFAILNRLATHPTLNQRMLAELTYKDRPAVTRMLTHLMTKGLVEKQTCGNDRRAYLVRLTKKGKDIRDLIVPIAQKVLHQALDGTKIKDLETTIKTLHKITTNLNPQDS; this is encoded by the coding sequence TTGGATAAGAGCGCCTCAGAAACGAATGATTTAAGGAGCTTTACCTGCTTCGAAGATTACGATAGAGTTCCTGGCTTTGTGATCAGCCAAACCGCTTACGCTATCCGCAAGTCAATCGCCAAAAATATCAAAAATGCTGGTTTTGATATTACCCCTCAAGAGTTCGCGATACTCAATCGACTAGCAACCCATCCGACGCTCAATCAGCGTATGCTCGCGGAACTAACCTATAAGGACCGACCGGCGGTTACGAGGATGTTAACCCATCTGATGACTAAAGGATTAGTAGAAAAACAGACATGCGGTAATGACCGCCGTGCTTATTTAGTTAGACTGACAAAAAAGGGCAAGGACATTCGGGACCTTATTGTTCCAATAGCTCAAAAGGTGCTCCATCAGGCCCTTGACGGCACCAAAATTAAAGACCTGGAAACCACCATCAAAACACTGCATAAGATTACCACCAACCTCAACCCCCAAGACAGCTAA
- a CDS encoding winged helix DNA-binding protein, whose product MTTKTKTTGAHLQKEWHLATNDREIKFTDFEFAIIRAAAAFDRWQKDCLACCLEGGLSAMENAVLHIIRMHNRPKSISDIARLMNRDDISNLQYSLRKLNTAQLIKRSDKRDSKRSATYTITGKGKQISDQFAEFRRDLLLNLTDSIKDFDTDVVVASKILNIIAGLYDHASSIASAHPRA is encoded by the coding sequence TTGACAACCAAAACAAAAACAACCGGGGCGCATTTGCAGAAAGAATGGCACCTAGCTACTAATGACCGCGAAATCAAATTCACCGACTTCGAGTTTGCCATTATTCGCGCCGCTGCCGCATTTGATCGCTGGCAAAAAGATTGCTTAGCCTGCTGCCTCGAAGGGGGGCTGTCCGCTATGGAAAACGCGGTACTACATATCATTCGTATGCATAATCGCCCTAAAAGTATTTCCGATATCGCACGCTTGATGAATCGTGATGATATCTCAAATTTGCAATATTCATTGCGTAAACTCAATACCGCGCAACTGATTAAACGCTCCGACAAGCGTGACAGTAAGCGCTCAGCGACCTACACTATTACCGGAAAAGGCAAGCAGATCAGTGATCAATTCGCGGAATTCCGTCGGGATTTACTGCTGAACCTGACAGATTCAATTAAGGATTTCGATACAGATGTAGTCGTCGCCTCAAAAATACTAAATATCATCGCCGGCTTGTATGACCACGCCTCAAGCATCGCATCTGCGCACCCACGGGCTTAG
- a CDS encoding 4Fe-4S dicluster domain-containing protein, producing the protein MVFDLRRCIGCNACVVACKQENSLPDGVFFTKTLSEEYGVYPAANRVYIPTLCNHCEDAPCEKVCPSGATYTRDDGIVMVDDALCIGCGTCAVACPYDQRTQMDADNLKNGMYGGGNLTDFEKQGYGRWTPGTVTKCDFCSQRVDAGLEPACVVTCPTDARIFGDLDDPNSAPNKLIRERGGMPALSDKNTKPKVYYVD; encoded by the coding sequence ATGGTCTTTGATTTGCGTCGTTGCATTGGCTGTAATGCCTGTGTAGTGGCCTGTAAACAGGAAAATTCGTTACCCGATGGGGTATTTTTCACTAAAACGTTGAGTGAAGAATACGGTGTTTATCCTGCGGCTAATCGAGTTTATATCCCAACACTCTGTAACCATTGTGAGGATGCTCCTTGTGAGAAAGTCTGTCCCAGTGGCGCAACCTATACACGCGATGATGGTATCGTCATGGTGGACGATGCCTTATGTATTGGTTGTGGTACCTGTGCGGTAGCCTGCCCTTACGATCAGCGCACGCAGATGGATGCGGATAACCTAAAAAATGGTATGTATGGCGGTGGTAATCTGACCGATTTTGAAAAGCAAGGCTATGGTCGTTGGACGCCGGGCACCGTTACTAAGTGTGACTTCTGTAGTCAGCGTGTCGATGCTGGCCTGGAGCCAGCCTGTGTGGTGACTTGCCCCACAGATGCGCGAATATTTGGTGATCTGGATGACCCGAATTCTGCTCCGAACAAACTCATCAGGGAGCGCGGAGGCATGCCAGCCCTCTCTGATAAAAACACTAAACCTAAAGTCTATTACGTGGATTAA
- a CDS encoding OsmC family protein, with amino-acid sequence MDSIEASEFPLVFKADQQSLLQAPEVDGRISVRTATRALAGMQKEAIVCYGHEGSVWRTVCDEGPWLNGTDLAPFPLGFFSAGLVASYLSEYLSHAKHQGLVIRQLQVMVDNHYSMEGSLLKGTMTGSALPVHVTFSVNADADINQLNQLSYLAVATSPADAYLREAQRSTFSLNRNSEQVKVAEVLASAGAAVEDPETLFNKTIPSKSELIAEDILEKLEAVESLGGDKLGAIKSAGNVGLSENQKRQLHVRGVGKLRSDGMKEVRVACFTPVGSVFQLLSDDSILCGGQERAPSGLVYLAAGLSYCFMTQLGRYAQVAKQELQSYRIVQDAHFSLPYAISAKQEPATSSAVDTQVFLQTRESLENTQRLLRMGEQTCYLHAACRTAIKTRIQTAKI; translated from the coding sequence ATGGATAGTATTGAAGCAAGTGAGTTTCCGCTAGTATTCAAAGCGGATCAGCAAAGTTTGTTACAAGCACCAGAGGTAGATGGCCGTATTTCTGTTCGTACCGCTACGCGCGCGCTGGCGGGCATGCAAAAGGAAGCTATTGTCTGTTATGGTCATGAAGGCTCGGTTTGGCGGACAGTTTGTGATGAAGGGCCCTGGCTGAATGGCACAGACCTGGCCCCCTTTCCCTTAGGATTTTTTAGCGCTGGACTGGTCGCTTCCTACCTGTCTGAATATCTAAGTCATGCTAAACATCAGGGGCTGGTGATTCGCCAATTGCAAGTAATGGTGGACAATCATTACAGCATGGAGGGGTCGCTCTTAAAAGGAACCATGACCGGCAGTGCTTTACCCGTTCACGTTACCTTCAGCGTTAATGCTGATGCTGATATAAATCAGCTCAATCAATTGTCTTATCTCGCTGTCGCGACTTCCCCCGCAGATGCCTATTTACGTGAAGCACAACGAAGTACATTTAGTTTGAATCGCAACTCAGAGCAGGTAAAGGTTGCAGAAGTATTGGCATCAGCGGGAGCGGCGGTAGAAGATCCGGAAACCCTGTTTAACAAAACGATACCTAGTAAGAGCGAGCTGATAGCGGAAGATATATTAGAAAAACTGGAGGCTGTTGAGTCTTTGGGTGGAGACAAATTAGGCGCAATTAAGAGCGCCGGTAATGTGGGCTTGTCGGAGAATCAAAAACGCCAGTTGCATGTGCGGGGCGTGGGTAAGCTGCGGTCCGATGGCATGAAAGAGGTGAGAGTGGCCTGCTTTACCCCAGTGGGTAGCGTGTTTCAATTGTTGAGTGACGATTCTATCCTTTGCGGTGGACAGGAGCGCGCTCCCTCTGGGCTCGTCTATCTGGCGGCGGGGTTATCCTATTGTTTTATGACACAGCTCGGTCGCTATGCGCAGGTGGCAAAACAAGAACTGCAAAGTTATCGAATAGTGCAGGATGCTCATTTTAGCTTGCCGTACGCAATCTCGGCAAAACAAGAGCCAGCAACCAGCAGCGCTGTTGATACACAGGTGTTTTTACAGACTCGGGAGTCGCTGGAAAATACCCAACGGTTGCTCCGAATGGGTGAGCAAACCTGTTACTTGCATGCCGCCTGTCGTACGGCGATTAAGACACGTATCCAGACGGCAAAAATATAA
- the fdhD gene encoding formate dehydrogenase accessory sulfurtransferase FdhD produces the protein MKNHPSTEKNLSCPVPRRGVHLVSAFHIPKPGEPAIKELCQVVEEDALTIDIEGIGKYTLMWTPTEKVDGAIGFTDVDGILGESENPEALALAAGFAFTEGIISGLDDIKTMAVCPDEPEVVQMQLTNPEAAVVRRRDVIITSSCGICGKRDIVENNAYGLSNVTDEMRMGSEGFAKLMEQMKQGQEIFQHTGGSHAAAIFSAEGQIYSVAEDLGRHNALDKVIGRHLLENKSFKRCGVLLSSRLSLEMAVKAVRSGLEVIAAVSAPTSLAIDVAERFGVTLCGFVRGERATVFTHPHRIINNLDCIDA, from the coding sequence ATGAAAAATCATCCTTCTACCGAGAAAAACCTCTCATGCCCAGTGCCTCGGCGGGGCGTACATCTTGTATCCGCATTCCATATTCCAAAACCGGGCGAGCCAGCGATTAAAGAACTTTGTCAGGTGGTTGAGGAAGATGCATTAACTATTGATATTGAAGGTATTGGTAAATATACCCTGATGTGGACACCAACAGAGAAGGTTGATGGTGCTATCGGTTTTACAGATGTTGATGGAATTTTAGGTGAATCAGAAAACCCTGAAGCTTTGGCGTTGGCGGCGGGTTTTGCCTTTACAGAAGGCATTATAAGCGGTCTTGACGATATCAAAACCATGGCGGTGTGTCCGGATGAACCGGAAGTAGTTCAAATGCAGTTAACCAATCCAGAAGCTGCCGTTGTACGCCGCCGTGATGTCATCATTACGAGCTCCTGCGGTATTTGTGGAAAACGCGATATTGTTGAAAATAATGCTTACGGATTGTCGAACGTTACCGATGAAATGCGCATGGGCTCGGAAGGCTTTGCCAAGTTGATGGAACAAATGAAACAAGGACAAGAGATATTCCAACATACCGGTGGCAGTCATGCGGCGGCAATTTTTTCGGCGGAAGGGCAAATCTATTCGGTGGCGGAAGACTTGGGTCGTCACAATGCTTTAGATAAGGTCATTGGCCGGCATTTGCTCGAAAACAAAAGCTTCAAACGCTGTGGTGTCCTGTTATCGAGTCGATTGAGTTTGGAAATGGCGGTTAAGGCGGTGCGCTCAGGTTTGGAAGTGATTGCCGCTGTGAGTGCCCCTACTTCCCTGGCGATAGATGTTGCTGAGCGGTTCGGAGTGACGCTCTGTGGTTTTGTCCGTGGTGAGCGTGCAACTGTGTTCACACACCCGCATCGTATTATCAATAACTTAGATTGTATCGACGCGTAG